The following proteins are co-located in the Eubalaena glacialis isolate mEubGla1 chromosome 14, mEubGla1.1.hap2.+ XY, whole genome shotgun sequence genome:
- the PRR30 gene encoding proline-rich protein 30, whose product MLPQNKDQVLLQNAAPPGRPPRGPSQIVDSLSCNLRPQPPQQSLRHTHPPCSPPPWSHSAGAHFYSSDSNSDFVVHPYSSSLPSSPSFFHQNCLSLSPPRSSSPSHWLYPSPTLTHSSSPSQPQNSSLLGSRCQSPSHPEDLPRSTLTSPSPSLPSRGVHSNSQTCHSHQYRNTGSPGGEGGCVASERDPAEFRDPGALAQALVVHLGHRRIAHDLRLLLLQRLWQGKTGKAPVVEYPVCLVCLRPRSPSCPIPRYRTGPRLLAFPQLLPCAQGRQSGPLRIGIGFGLRLPRGQARALHLLAERRPEEVGPRGEAAQARGCQAQASQAPAAQAQADLGPGTPSQNGSLRSVGPQSPNSMCCSGSQTQAPKQATVSLKPRPSSASKRPASPEPIPRKSPL is encoded by the coding sequence ATGTTGCCTCAAAACAAGGACCAAGTGCTGCTACAGAACGCAGCACCCCCTGGGCGCCCCCCTCGGGGCCCCTCACAAATTGTGGACTCCCTTTCCTGCAACCTACGACCTCAACCTCCCCAACAATCACTCCGTCACACCCACCCACCTTGCTCTCCTCCCCCATGGTCCCACTCTGCAGGCGCCCATTTCTACTCTTCTGACTCAAATTCGGACTTTGTCGTACATCCCTACTCTTCTTCTCTCCCAAgttccccttctttctttcatcagaattgcctctctctctccccaccacgtTCTTCCTCGCCCTCCCACTGGCTATACCCATCTCCTACTCTCACTcactcctcttctccctctcagCCACAGAACTCCTCTCTCCTGGGCTCACGTTGCCAGTCTCCTTCCCACCCCGAAGACCTACCTAGGTCCACTCTCACCTCCCCAAGCCCCAGTCTACCTTCTCGTGGGGTTCACTCTAACAGCCAGACATGCCACTCGCATCAGTACAGGAACACCGGGTCCcctggcggggaggggggatgCGTGGCAAGCGAGAGGGATCCTGCAGAGTTCAGGGACCCAGGAGCCCTGGCCCAGGCCCTGGTTGTTCATCTGGGGCACCGCCGTATCGCCCACGACCTGCGGCTACTGCTTTTGCAGCGCCTGTGGCAAGGCAAAACCGGCAAGGCCCCGGTCGTGGAGTATCCTGTCTGTCTGGTGTGTCTCCGGCCCCGCAGCCCCTCTTGCCCTATCCCCAGGTACAGGACTGGACCCAGGCTACTTGCTTTCCCCCAACTACTGCCCTGTGCGCAGGGCCGGCAATCCGGACCACTGCGCATCGGCATTGGCTTTGGCCTCCGCCTGCCTCGGGGCCAGGCCAGGGCCTTGCATCTGTTGGCAGAAAGAAGGCCGGAGGAAGTAGGGCCTCGGGGAGAGGCTGCTCAGGCCCGTGGGTGTCAAGCCCAGGCATCTCAAGCCCCAGCAGCTCAGGCCCAGGCAGATCTAGGCCCAGGCACCCCCTCCCAGAACGGGAGCCTCAGGTCTGTAGGCCCTCAATCACCAAACTCCATGTGCTGTTCAGGGTCTCAGACTCAAGCACCAAAACAGGCCACTGTCTCCCTGAAGCCCAGACCTTCCTCTGCCTCAAAGAGGCCTGCCTCTCCAGAGCCCATTCCCCGAAAGTCACCACTCTAG